From the Micromonospora sediminicola genome, one window contains:
- the hisB gene encoding imidazoleglycerol-phosphate dehydratase HisB, giving the protein MSRTARIERVTNETKVLIEIDLDGTGEADISTGVGFYDHMLNQIARHGGFDLTVHTVGDLEIDAHHTMEDTALALGAAFDRALGDKAGIRRYGSATVPMDEVLVRAAVDLSGRPYVVHDEPALAPYIGPVYPTSMTRHIWESFGQAARITLHVDVLRAARPGGHPDAHHVVEAQFKAVSRALREATALDPRNAGVVPSTKGAL; this is encoded by the coding sequence ATGAGCCGCACCGCCCGGATCGAGCGGGTCACCAACGAGACCAAGGTACTGATCGAGATCGACCTCGACGGCACCGGCGAGGCCGACATCTCCACCGGCGTCGGCTTCTACGACCACATGCTGAATCAGATCGCCCGGCACGGCGGCTTCGACCTGACCGTGCACACCGTGGGCGACCTGGAGATCGACGCGCACCACACGATGGAGGACACCGCGCTCGCGCTGGGCGCGGCGTTCGACCGGGCGCTGGGCGACAAGGCGGGCATCCGCCGGTACGGCTCGGCCACCGTGCCGATGGACGAGGTGCTGGTCCGGGCCGCGGTCGACCTGTCCGGCCGGCCGTACGTGGTGCACGACGAGCCGGCGCTCGCCCCGTACATCGGGCCGGTCTACCCGACCAGCATGACCCGGCACATCTGGGAGTCGTTCGGTCAGGCGGCCCGGATCACGCTGCACGTGGACGTGCTGCGGGCGGCCCGTCCCGGTGGCCACCCGGACGCGCACCACGTGGTCGAGGCCCAGTTCAAGGCGGTCTCCCGCGCGCTGCGCGAGGCCACCGCGCTCGACCCGCGCAACGCGGGCGTGGTGCCGAGCACGAAGGGCGCGCTCTGA
- the hisH gene encoding imidazole glycerol phosphate synthase subunit HisH, with the protein MARVVVLDYGSGNLRSAERALERAGADVTVTADLAAAASADGLVVPGVGAFAACMAGIEELGAGPVIADRVAAGRPVLGICVGMQVLFGHGEEHGVVTKGLGLLPGGVTRLPAPRLPHMGWNTVAAPDGSVLFAGLPADARFYFVHSYGVTDPAALAAAGATVTTAHHGADFVAAVERGPLSAAQFHPEKSADTGAALLRNWLGTLE; encoded by the coding sequence ATGGCGCGGGTGGTGGTGCTCGACTACGGCTCGGGCAACCTGCGCTCGGCCGAGCGCGCGCTGGAGCGGGCCGGCGCCGACGTGACGGTCACCGCCGACCTGGCCGCCGCCGCGTCCGCCGACGGCCTGGTGGTGCCGGGCGTGGGCGCGTTCGCCGCGTGCATGGCCGGGATCGAGGAGCTGGGCGCCGGTCCGGTCATCGCCGACCGGGTCGCCGCCGGCCGGCCGGTGCTCGGCATCTGCGTCGGCATGCAGGTGCTCTTCGGGCACGGCGAGGAACACGGCGTGGTCACCAAAGGGCTCGGGCTGCTGCCGGGCGGCGTGACCCGGCTGCCCGCGCCCCGGCTGCCGCACATGGGCTGGAACACGGTGGCGGCCCCGGACGGCTCGGTGCTCTTCGCCGGGCTCCCGGCCGACGCCCGGTTCTACTTCGTCCACTCCTACGGCGTCACCGACCCGGCCGCGTTGGCCGCCGCCGGTGCCACCGTGACCACCGCCCACCACGGTGCGGACTTCGTCGCGGCGGTGGAGCGGGGCCCGCTGTCGGCCGCCCAGTTCCACCCGGAGAAGTCCGCCGACACGGGGGCCGCGTTGCTGCGCAACTGGCTCGGCACGCTTGAGTAA
- the priA gene encoding bifunctional 1-(5-phosphoribosyl)-5-((5-phosphoribosylamino)methylideneamino)imidazole-4-carboxamide isomerase/phosphoribosylanthranilate isomerase PriA: MSLDLLPAVDVADGQAVRLVQGAAGSETAYGDPLEAALAWQSDGAEWIHLVDLDAAFGRGSNAALLAEVVGKLDVKVELSGGIRDDESLRAALGTGATRVNIGTAALEDPQWCDRICGEYGDRVAIGLDVRGRTLSARGWTRDGGDLYEVLARLDAAGAARYVVTDITKDGTMRGPNLDLLREVCARTDAPVIASGGVSTLDDLRALATLEPVGVEGVIAGKALYAGAFTVAEALATLRAGA, encoded by the coding sequence TTGAGCCTTGACCTGTTGCCCGCCGTGGACGTCGCCGACGGCCAGGCCGTCCGGCTCGTGCAGGGCGCCGCCGGCAGCGAGACCGCGTACGGCGATCCGCTGGAGGCGGCCCTCGCCTGGCAGTCCGACGGCGCCGAGTGGATCCACCTGGTGGACCTGGACGCGGCGTTCGGCCGTGGCTCGAACGCCGCGCTGCTCGCCGAGGTGGTCGGCAAGCTCGACGTCAAGGTGGAGCTCTCCGGCGGCATCCGTGACGACGAGTCGTTGCGGGCGGCGCTGGGCACCGGGGCGACCCGGGTCAACATCGGCACCGCCGCGTTGGAGGACCCGCAATGGTGCGACCGGATCTGCGGCGAGTACGGCGACCGGGTGGCGATCGGGTTGGACGTGCGCGGCCGTACCCTGTCGGCGCGTGGCTGGACCCGCGACGGCGGCGACCTCTACGAGGTGCTGGCCCGGCTGGACGCCGCCGGCGCGGCGCGGTACGTGGTCACGGACATCACCAAGGACGGCACCATGCGGGGGCCGAACCTGGACCTGCTGCGCGAGGTGTGCGCCCGCACCGACGCGCCGGTGATCGCCTCCGGTGGCGTGTCCACGCTGGACGACCTGCGGGCGCTGGCCACGTTGGAGCCGGTCGGGGTCGAGGGTGTGATCGCCGGCAAGGCGCTCTACGCCGGCGCGTTCACCGTCGCCGAGGCGCTCGCCACGCTGCGGGCCGGCGCGTGA
- a CDS encoding RidA family protein codes for MTAGPGELPVDDTAVTRLGSGGPWEALYGYSRVVRAGSLAITAGCTSTVDGRVAHVGDAAAQTAQAIRIGLDALAEVGATPADVVRTRMYVTDRLYVDEVGRAHNAVFGPVRPVATMVVVAGLIDPEHLVEVELEAYLPVG; via the coding sequence GTGACGGCAGGCCCGGGCGAGCTGCCGGTCGACGACACGGCGGTGACCCGGCTCGGCTCGGGCGGCCCCTGGGAGGCGCTCTACGGCTACTCGCGGGTGGTCCGGGCCGGGTCCCTGGCGATCACGGCCGGCTGCACCTCGACGGTGGACGGCCGGGTGGCGCACGTGGGGGACGCGGCGGCGCAGACCGCGCAGGCGATCCGGATCGGCCTGGACGCCCTGGCCGAGGTGGGCGCCACCCCGGCCGACGTGGTGCGGACCCGGATGTACGTGACCGACCGGCTCTACGTCGACGAGGTCGGCCGGGCGCACAACGCGGTGTTCGGTCCGGTGCGTCCGGTGGCGACCATGGTGGTGGTGGCCGGGCTGATCGATCCGGAGCACCTGGTCGAGGTCGAGCTGGAGGCGTATCTCCCCGTCGGCTGA
- a CDS encoding MarR family winged helix-turn-helix transcriptional regulator has product MTDDLVLRRQVCFALYAASRALTDVYRPILDAHGLTYPQYLVLLVLWERDDDAPTVSELGAWLRLDSGTLSPLLKRLEAAGLVVRTRSAADERRVEVGLTDRGRALRERMAEVPMRVAMATGLSEAELIGLRDTLTRVTETIHSQKEQ; this is encoded by the coding sequence GTGACCGATGATCTGGTGCTGCGCCGGCAGGTGTGCTTCGCCCTCTACGCGGCGTCGCGCGCCCTGACCGACGTCTACCGGCCCATCCTCGACGCGCACGGACTGACCTACCCGCAGTACCTCGTGCTGCTGGTGCTCTGGGAGCGCGACGACGACGCCCCCACGGTCTCCGAGCTCGGCGCGTGGCTCCGGCTCGACTCCGGCACGCTCTCCCCGCTGCTCAAGCGGTTGGAGGCGGCCGGCCTGGTGGTGCGTACCCGCTCGGCGGCCGACGAGCGCCGGGTCGAGGTGGGCCTCACCGACCGGGGCCGGGCCCTGCGGGAGCGGATGGCGGAGGTGCCGATGCGGGTGGCGATGGCCACCGGACTCAGCGAGGCCGAGCTGATCGGCCTGCGCGACACCCTCACCCGGGTCACCGAGACGATCCACTCACAGAAGGAGCAGTGA
- a CDS encoding organic hydroperoxide resistance protein has translation MQVLYTASARATGDGRDGHVRTSDGTVELDLAVPKEMGGAGGAANPEQLFAAGYAACFHSALRIVARQAKADVTGSVVEAEVGIGPNGSGGYGLTVTLVVDLPAVERSAAERLVDAAHQVCPYSNATRGNIEVALTVREAL, from the coding sequence ATGCAGGTGCTCTACACCGCGTCCGCCCGGGCCACCGGCGACGGCCGCGACGGCCACGTCCGCACCTCCGACGGCACCGTCGAGTTGGACCTCGCCGTGCCGAAGGAGATGGGCGGCGCCGGCGGCGCGGCCAACCCGGAGCAGCTCTTCGCGGCCGGCTACGCCGCCTGCTTCCACTCCGCGCTGCGCATCGTCGCGCGCCAGGCCAAGGCGGACGTCACCGGCTCCGTGGTCGAGGCCGAGGTGGGCATCGGCCCGAACGGCAGCGGCGGCTACGGCCTGACCGTCACGCTGGTGGTGGACCTGCCCGCCGTCGAGCGCTCGGCCGCCGAGCGGCTGGTCGACGCGGCGCACCAGGTCTGCCCCTACTCCAACGCGACCCGCGGCAACATCGAGGTCGCCCTGACCGTCCGGGAGGCACTGTGA
- a CDS encoding NADP-dependent oxidoreductase — protein MTVNREIHLASRPQGWPTADNFRLVTTEVPTPGPGQVVVRNQFMSVDPYMRGRMNDVKSYVPPFALDAPLDGGAIGEVVAGEAEGVKPGDVVLHGFGWREYALVDARAVRRVDPGLAPVSAYLSVLGMTGLTAYAGLLDVAAMKPGETVFVSGAAGAVGSMVGQIAKLRGAGRVIGSAGSRAKVERLTALGFDAAFDYHDGPVYEQLKAAAPDGVDVYFDNVGADHLEAAIGAMNLHGRAAICGMIAQYNATEPPAAPRNLALVIGKRLTLRGFLVGDHGHLREQFVQEMAGWLRDGRLSYDETVVDGIEQAPEAFLGLLRGENLGKMLVRL, from the coding sequence GTGACCGTGAACCGGGAGATCCACCTGGCGTCCCGCCCGCAGGGGTGGCCGACCGCCGACAACTTCCGGCTGGTCACCACCGAGGTGCCGACGCCGGGTCCGGGCCAGGTCGTGGTCCGCAACCAGTTCATGTCGGTCGACCCGTACATGCGCGGCCGGATGAACGACGTCAAGTCGTACGTGCCACCGTTCGCGCTGGACGCCCCGCTCGACGGCGGCGCGATCGGTGAGGTGGTGGCCGGCGAGGCCGAGGGCGTCAAGCCCGGCGACGTCGTCCTGCACGGCTTCGGCTGGCGCGAGTACGCGCTCGTCGACGCCCGCGCCGTGCGCAGGGTCGACCCCGGCCTCGCCCCGGTCAGCGCCTACCTGAGCGTGCTCGGCATGACCGGGCTGACCGCGTACGCCGGGCTGCTCGACGTGGCCGCGATGAAGCCGGGCGAGACCGTCTTCGTCTCCGGCGCGGCCGGCGCGGTGGGCAGCATGGTCGGCCAGATCGCGAAGCTGCGCGGCGCCGGCCGGGTGATCGGCAGCGCCGGCTCCCGGGCGAAGGTCGAGCGGCTCACCGCGCTCGGCTTCGACGCCGCCTTCGACTACCACGACGGACCGGTGTACGAGCAGCTCAAGGCCGCCGCCCCGGACGGCGTCGACGTCTACTTCGACAACGTCGGCGCCGACCACCTGGAGGCCGCGATCGGGGCCATGAACCTGCACGGCCGGGCCGCCATCTGCGGCATGATCGCCCAGTACAACGCGACCGAGCCGCCGGCCGCCCCGCGCAACCTGGCGCTGGTGATCGGCAAGCGGCTGACGCTGCGCGGCTTCCTGGTCGGCGACCACGGGCACCTGCGCGAGCAGTTCGTCCAGGAGATGGCCGGCTGGCTGCGCGACGGCCGGCTGTCCTACGACGAGACCGTGGTCGACGGCATCGAGCAGGCGCCCGAGGCGTTCCTCGGCCTGCTGCGCGGCGAGAACCTCGGCAAGATGCTCGTCCGGCTCTGA
- the hisF gene encoding imidazole glycerol phosphate synthase subunit HisF: MTVAVRVIPCLDVDAGRVVKGVNFLDLRDAGDPVELAAAYDRAGADELTFLDVTASSSDRGTMLDVVRRTAESVFIPLTVGGGVRQVADVDTLLRAGADKVGVNTAAIARPELIAEIADRFGRQVLVLSLDVRRAPAGTTPSGFEVTTHGGRRGAGLDAVEWAARGAELGAGEILLNSMDADGTKTGFDLPLIEAVRAVVEVPVIASGGAGAVAHFPPAVGAGADAVLAASVFHFGELTVGEVKDALRGAGHPVR, translated from the coding sequence ATGACGGTGGCGGTACGGGTCATCCCGTGTCTGGACGTGGATGCCGGTCGGGTGGTCAAGGGGGTCAACTTCCTCGACCTGCGCGACGCCGGCGACCCGGTGGAACTGGCGGCGGCGTACGACCGGGCCGGCGCGGACGAGCTGACGTTCCTCGACGTGACCGCCTCGTCCAGCGACCGGGGCACCATGCTCGACGTGGTGCGGCGCACCGCCGAGTCGGTGTTCATCCCGCTCACCGTCGGCGGCGGCGTCCGGCAGGTCGCCGACGTCGACACGCTTCTGCGGGCCGGGGCGGACAAGGTCGGGGTGAACACCGCGGCGATCGCCCGGCCGGAGCTGATCGCCGAGATCGCCGACCGGTTCGGCCGGCAGGTACTGGTGCTCTCGCTGGACGTCCGACGCGCGCCGGCGGGCACGACGCCGAGCGGCTTCGAGGTGACCACGCACGGTGGTCGTCGGGGCGCCGGCCTGGACGCCGTCGAGTGGGCCGCGCGCGGCGCCGAGCTGGGCGCGGGCGAGATCCTGCTCAACTCGATGGACGCCGACGGCACCAAGACGGGCTTCGACCTGCCATTGATCGAGGCGGTCCGCGCGGTGGTCGAGGTGCCGGTGATCGCCAGCGGTGGCGCGGGCGCGGTGGCGCACTTCCCCCCGGCGGTCGGCGCGGGCGCCGACGCGGTGCTCGCGGCCAGCGTCTTCCACTTCGGCGAGCTGACCGTCGGCGAGGTCAAGGACGCGCTGCGCGGCGCCGGGCACCCGGTGCGCTGA
- a CDS encoding membrane protein YczE, which translates to MAQLGNLRHRPVRRLTQLYAGLALYGVSMALMIRSGLGLDPWDVFHQGLARQTGLSFGTVTIAVGALVLLLWIPLRQRPGLGTVSNVVVIGLVVDATLAVLPPGEGLPVRAALLVVGIVANGAATGLYLGAGLGPGPRDGLMTGFVARHPRWSVRLVRTVIEVTVLALGWLLGGTVGLGTVAYALAIGPLAQMFIPIFAIPTRPADAYAT; encoded by the coding sequence ATGGCTCAGCTTGGCAATCTCCGGCACCGGCCGGTGCGACGGCTCACCCAGCTCTACGCCGGTCTGGCCCTCTACGGCGTGAGCATGGCGCTGATGATCCGCTCCGGGCTCGGCCTGGACCCCTGGGACGTGTTCCACCAGGGGCTCGCCCGGCAGACCGGCCTCTCCTTCGGCACCGTCACCATCGCCGTCGGCGCGCTCGTGCTGCTGCTCTGGATCCCGCTGCGGCAACGCCCCGGCCTGGGCACGGTGAGCAACGTCGTGGTGATCGGGCTGGTCGTCGACGCCACCCTGGCCGTCCTGCCGCCGGGCGAGGGCCTGCCGGTGCGGGCCGCGCTGCTGGTCGTCGGCATCGTCGCCAACGGCGCCGCCACCGGCCTCTACCTGGGCGCCGGGCTCGGCCCCGGCCCCCGCGACGGTCTGATGACCGGGTTCGTCGCCCGCCACCCGCGCTGGTCGGTGCGGCTGGTCCGGACCGTCATCGAGGTCACCGTGCTGGCCCTGGGGTGGCTGCTCGGCGGGACGGTCGGGCTCGGCACCGTGGCCTACGCGCTGGCCATCGGACCGCTCGCGCAGATGTTCATCCCGATCTTCGCCATCCCCACCCGACCGGCGGACGCTTACGCTACGTGA